From Musa acuminata AAA Group cultivar baxijiao chromosome BXJ3-8, Cavendish_Baxijiao_AAA, whole genome shotgun sequence, one genomic window encodes:
- the LOC103994978 gene encoding large ribosomal subunit protein eL14z: MPFKRYVEIGRVALVNYGKEYGRLVVIVDVIDQNRALVDAPDMVRGQMNFKRLSLTDIKIDIPRVPKKKTLISAMEAADVKNKWENSSWGRKLIVQKRRASLNDFDRFKVMLAKIKRGGAIRQELAKLKKENAA; encoded by the exons ATG CCGTTCAAGCGATATGTGGAGATCGGCAGGGTTGCCCTCGTGAACTACGGAAAGGAATACGGCAGGCTTGTCGTCATCGTTGACGTGATCGATCAGAACAGA GCCTTGGTTGATGCTCCTGACATGGTACGTGGCCAAATGAACTTCAAGAGGCTTTCTCTCACTGATATAAAGATCGACATACCACGAGTTCCCAAAAAGAAGACCCTTATCAGTGCCATGGAGGCTGCTG atgTGAAGAACAAATGGGAGAACAGTTCGTGGGGCAGGAAGCTAATCGTGCAGAAGAGGAGAGCTTCGCTAAATGACTTTGACAGGTTCAAGGTCATGCTGGCAAAGATTAAG AGAGGAGGTGCTATCAGGCAGGAGCTGGCCAAGCTAAAAAAGGAGAACGCAGCTTGA